TCGCGAACGACATCCCAGAATTTCTCTGCCAGATCAGCCGGAACGCCGAGCGCCAGAACCTCGTCCTTCACATCGGCGAAGGGCTTGGCGGCGTTGATGCGTGCGGTGAGCGGCAGCAGGTCTTCAGTATCGAACTTGGTCGGGGCGGCGCCGAATTTGGTGACGTCGAAACCGTCGATGACTTCCTGAACGTTGGCGCGCAGTTCGACCGGATCGGCGGAACCGAGGCGGGCCATCAGCGACATGATCGCCATCGGCTCGATGCCCTTTTCGCGCAGGTCTTTCAGCGACAGGGTGCCGAGGCGCTTGGACAGCGCTTCGCCCTGCGGGCCGGTCAGCAGCGAGTGGTGGGCAAATGCCGGAACCGTGCCGCCGAGTGCTTTGATCATCTGGATCTGGGTCGCAGTGTTGGTGACGTGGTCGGAGCCGCGCACAACGTTGGTGATACCCATTTCCACGTCATCGACGACCGATGCCATGGTGTAGAGGAACTGGCCGCTTTCCTTGATGAGAACGGGATCGGACACCGACGCGGCGTCGATCGAGATATCGCCGAGGATACCGTCGTTCCATTCGATACGCTCGCGGTCGAGCTTGAAGCGCCAGTGGCTGCCGCGTTCGGCGCGCAGCTTGTCCTTTTCCTCTTCGCTGAGGTCGAGGGCAGCGCGGTCGTACACGGGCGGCTTGCCCATGTTCAGCTGCTTCTTGCGCTTGAGGTCCAGTTCGGTCGGGGTTTCGAAGCACTCGTACAGACGGCCCATTTCGATGAGCTTCTGCTTGGCGGCCTCGTAACGCTCAAGGCGCTTGGACTGGTACTCGATACGGTCCCACGAGATGCCGAGCCAGGTCAGCGCATCCTTGATGCCGTCGACGTATTCCTGCTTCGAACGCTCCTGGTCGGTGTCATCGATACGCAGGATGAATTCACCGCCGTTCTGTCGGGCGATGGCAAAGTTCATCAGGGCAGCGCGCAGGTTGCCGATGTGCATCCAACCGGTGGGCGAGGGGGCAAAACGGGTCGTGGTCATGACAATCTCCTATTGCGCCAAGGCCATTTCATATCGGCCCCCTTTTGTCCATATCAGCCTTATGCAGTTCGGCTTTGCGCGCCCAGATAACATCGGCGTCAGGTTTGTGGGCCGCAGCGGGGTTCGGGCTATCTTGCGGATCATCCAACCTTTGGGAGACCCCGCCATGAAACTTTCACGACGTCAGGCTCTCGGAGCCGCCGCAGCCGCACCCGCAGCCCTTGCCATGCCGCAAATCGTTCGCGCACAATCGGCTGAAACCGAACAAGAGGTGCCGATGATCGCTCCTTATCGCAGTGTGAATGTCGGTGACTTCAAAGTCACGACACTCCTTGCTGCCCACCGCCCGATGGACGACCCGCACGGCACGTTCGGCCTGAATGCCTCGGACGAGGATTTCGCGGCAGCCGCCGAAGCCAATTTCATTCCCGCCGATAGTTCGGTGAACTTCTTCACGCCCGTGCTGGTCGAAACCCGCAGCGACAAGATCCTGTTCGACACGGGACTTTCGCCGGAAGGTGTGACCGCTGCGCTCAAGGCCGCGGGACACGCGCCCGAAGACATTTCGACCGTGGTTCTGACCCACATGCACCCCGACCACATCGGCGGCCTGATGGGTGACAGCGCGACGTTCACCAATGCGCAGTACGTCACTGGCAAGACCGAGTTCGACTATTGGGCAGGTGCCGAGAACGAGACCTTCGAGACCAAGATGCGCCCGCTGGAAAGCAAGACGACCTTTGTCTCCGAAGGCGACAGCGTGGCCAGCGGCATCACCGCGCATGATGCGTTCGGCCACACGCCGGGTCACATGGTGTTCCGTCTGGAATCGGCAGGTCAGGCGCTGCTGCTCGCGGCTGATACGACGAACCACTACGTCTTCTCGCTTCAGCATCCCGATTGGGAAGTGCGCTTCGACATGGACAAGGCCAAGGCTGCCGAAACGCGCCGCCGTATCCTTGATATGGTGGCAGTCGATCGCATCCCGATGATCGGCTACCACATGCCCTTCCCCGGCATCGGTTACGTCGAGCAGAACGGCAGCGGTTACCGCTTCGTGCCTGTGTCCTACCAGTTGATGTAAGACATTTGCGGACACGGCAGGCTGCGCTAGGCTGACGGTATCGTCACTGCTGCGAGGAGGCCGCCGTGTCCGCTATACTCACCGTTACTCTGAACCCCGCGCTGGATATCGCGACCTCTGTCGACAAGGTCATCGCGGGTCACAAGCTGCGCTGCGCCCTGCCCGTCATCGATCCTGGCGGCGGCGGCATCAACGTTGCACGGGCGATCCGCCAGCTTGGCGGCGATGCGACTGCTTTCGTGGCTTTGGGCGGAAATACAGGCCGCCAGCTTGGCGAGCTGCTTGAGGCTGCGGGGCTTCCGCTGATCGTTCACGCCGCCCCCGGTGATACGCGGCAGAGCGTGGCCGTCACCGACCTTTCCATCAACGACCAGTTCCGCTTCATGCTGCCCGGCCCCGATTGGTCGGATGCGGATGTGGACGGCGCTTGCGCGGGTATCAAAGCCAACGCGCCCGATAGCGGCTTCGTCGTGCTGTCAGGCTCCGGCCCCTCGGGATCGCGAGCGGATTTGTATGCGCGGATCTGC
Above is a window of Marivivens aquimaris DNA encoding:
- the gltX gene encoding glutamate--tRNA ligase, coding for MTTTRFAPSPTGWMHIGNLRAALMNFAIARQNGGEFILRIDDTDQERSKQEYVDGIKDALTWLGISWDRIEYQSKRLERYEAAKQKLIEMGRLYECFETPTELDLKRKKQLNMGKPPVYDRAALDLSEEEKDKLRAERGSHWRFKLDRERIEWNDGILGDISIDAASVSDPVLIKESGQFLYTMASVVDDVEMGITNVVRGSDHVTNTATQIQMIKALGGTVPAFAHHSLLTGPQGEALSKRLGTLSLKDLREKGIEPMAIMSLMARLGSADPVELRANVQEVIDGFDVTKFGAAPTKFDTEDLLPLTARINAAKPFADVKDEVLALGVPADLAEKFWDVVRENITFMSDMKDWWNLFQNGTPGLVADEDKEMVDTALGLLGDAPYGPDAWKDWTTAVKDATGRKGKGLFMPLRKLVTGRTNGPDMGDVMQLMQVKPYV
- a CDS encoding MBL fold metallo-hydrolase; this encodes MKLSRRQALGAAAAAPAALAMPQIVRAQSAETEQEVPMIAPYRSVNVGDFKVTTLLAAHRPMDDPHGTFGLNASDEDFAAAAEANFIPADSSVNFFTPVLVETRSDKILFDTGLSPEGVTAALKAAGHAPEDISTVVLTHMHPDHIGGLMGDSATFTNAQYVTGKTEFDYWAGAENETFETKMRPLESKTTFVSEGDSVASGITAHDAFGHTPGHMVFRLESAGQALLLAADTTNHYVFSLQHPDWEVRFDMDKAKAAETRRRILDMVAVDRIPMIGYHMPFPGIGYVEQNGSGYRFVPVSYQLM